Within the Agromyces ramosus genome, the region GCTCGTGCGGGAGGTGCTCGAGGCGCGCAAGGCGCGCGGGGCCGAGGGGTCGATCCTCGCGCTCGCGGTGCCCGTGATCGTGCGGGCGCTCCGGACCGCCGAGCACCTCGGCGAGGCGCTCGTCGCGCGCGGCTTCGACGACTGACGCCAGGTTCGTTCGCCGCGAGACCGCCGCGACGCCGATGTCGCACCGACCCGACAGACTGGTCGTCGGCCGACCGAGGAGAGCACTTCGAATGATGGGCATCACCCACGCGACGAGCGGCGCCGCCGCGTGGATCGCGATCACCGGCGCCATGCCGATCCTGAGCCTCGGGGCGTACCCGCTCGACCCCGTGGGCGTCCTCGCCGGCACCGCGGTGTGCGCGGGCGCTGCGCTCCTGCCCGATGCCGACCATCACAGCGCCACGATCGCCCAGGCGGTGCCCGTGCTCGGCCGCATGACCGCCTCGACGATCGGTGCGCTCTCCGGTGGGCACCGCCACGGCCTGCACTCCCCCATCGGCCTCGCGATCGTCGCCGCAGGCGCGTGGGCGCTGACGCTCCTGACCCTCGCGACCGACGAGTTCGGCACCATCGCGATCGGCGCCGGCATCGGCGCCGCGGCGCTCACCTGCTTCGGCTTGAAGGCTCGCGGATTCGTCGGGTCGTGGACCGTGGCCTGGCTGCTCGGGGCCCTGCTGGGCGCGTTCATCGTGGTGTTCGCGCCCGATCAGGTGGCGTGGTTCCCGCTCGCGGTCATGGTCGGCTTCCTCGCCCACCTGGCCGGCGACTTCCTCACCACGGGCGGACTGCCGGGCCTCCTCTGGCCGTGGGTGCCGCGACCGCCCGAGCTGCTCCGGCCGGTGCCCGTGCTGAACCGGCTGTGGCTGCCCAACGGCTACGTCGCCCTGCCGCTGCTGGGCGACACCGGCTCGTTCCGCGAGACCGCGTTCGGCGCCGTCCTCGCCGTGTACTGCTGCTCGGGCTTCGCGTTCGAGTGCCTCCGCATGGCCGGCGTCGATCTCTTCGCGCTCGGATGAATCGGTGCGAAGCGCTCCGAACCGGCTTGGCGCATGAAAAAAGCCCCGAACCTGGCGAGAGGTTCGGGGCTTTCAGTGCACCCCCCGGGACTTGAACCCGGAACCCACTGATTAAGAGTCAGTTGCTCTGCCAATTGAGCTAGAGGTGCGTGATTCGGGCCTTTGCGGACAACCCGAACCGAGGGACCACGTTATCAGGAGAACCGCCGGTTACGCCAATCGAGCCCGAAACCGGCGCGTCGGTGGCGCTTCCTAGACTGAGGCCCGTGAATGAGACCGGTCCAGCACCCTCGAGCGGCTGGCGCGGCGGCCTGCGTGTGGGCATCGGCCTCGGTATCGGGGCCTTCGCGCTCGCCGTCAGTTTCGGCGCGTTCGCCGTGACGAACGGATGGCCGGCGTGGCTCGCGATCGTCATGTCGGCCGTCACGTTCTCGGGGTCGGCGCAGTTCGCGC harbors:
- a CDS encoding metal-dependent hydrolase; amino-acid sequence: MMGITHATSGAAAWIAITGAMPILSLGAYPLDPVGVLAGTAVCAGAALLPDADHHSATIAQAVPVLGRMTASTIGALSGGHRHGLHSPIGLAIVAAGAWALTLLTLATDEFGTIAIGAGIGAAALTCFGLKARGFVGSWTVAWLLGALLGAFIVVFAPDQVAWFPLAVMVGFLAHLAGDFLTTGGLPGLLWPWVPRPPELLRPVPVLNRLWLPNGYVALPLLGDTGSFRETAFGAVLAVYCCSGFAFECLRMAGVDLFALG